A single region of the Nocardioides ochotonae genome encodes:
- a CDS encoding acyl-CoA dehydrogenase family protein, translated as MEFDLTGDHVEVRDLAATIFTDLASTERVAQVEADEDSFDARLWGTLADSGMLGIAVPEHAGGAGLGMLGLVALLEQQGRRVAPVPLWSVVAGAALPIAEFASPEQAGRWLPGLLDGSALVTGAFDAPPGRRTALSGARTGDTITVTGGLAQVPAAGRAAALVVPVELADGEIVLAVVPTDRPGVVVTPVAPTSRENAAAVAFEDVVLGPDDVLAGDGDAQLEWVRNRLRVALAALQLGVCAEAVRLTAAYTSERVQFGRPLSTNQAVALRAADAHLDTEAIRVTALRAAWLLDRGEEAAAGPASLIAKWWASQGGLRVVHATQHLHGGIGADVDYPIHRYFLWGRQLAFSLGSAAAVAAELGGRLEDAPAIGAPA; from the coding sequence GAGCGGGTGGCCCAGGTGGAGGCCGACGAGGACTCCTTCGACGCGCGCCTCTGGGGCACCCTCGCGGACTCCGGGATGCTCGGCATCGCGGTGCCCGAGCACGCCGGCGGCGCCGGCCTCGGGATGCTCGGCCTGGTCGCGCTGCTGGAGCAGCAGGGCCGCCGGGTCGCCCCGGTGCCGCTCTGGTCGGTCGTCGCGGGCGCCGCACTGCCGATCGCAGAGTTCGCCTCGCCCGAGCAGGCCGGGCGCTGGCTGCCCGGACTGCTCGACGGCAGCGCCCTGGTCACCGGGGCCTTCGACGCGCCGCCCGGGCGTCGCACCGCGCTGAGCGGGGCCCGCACCGGTGACACGATCACCGTCACCGGCGGGCTCGCCCAGGTGCCGGCCGCCGGCCGCGCCGCCGCCCTGGTGGTGCCCGTCGAGCTCGCGGACGGCGAGATCGTGCTCGCCGTGGTGCCCACCGACCGCCCCGGTGTAGTGGTGACCCCGGTGGCGCCGACCAGCCGTGAGAACGCGGCCGCCGTCGCGTTCGAGGACGTCGTGCTGGGCCCCGACGACGTACTGGCCGGCGACGGCGACGCCCAGCTGGAGTGGGTGCGCAACCGGCTCCGGGTCGCGCTCGCTGCGCTCCAGCTCGGGGTCTGCGCCGAGGCCGTGCGCCTCACCGCGGCGTACACCAGCGAGCGGGTGCAGTTCGGGCGCCCGCTGTCGACCAACCAGGCGGTGGCGCTGCGCGCCGCCGACGCCCACCTCGACACCGAGGCCATCCGGGTGACCGCCCTTCGTGCCGCCTGGCTGCTGGACCGCGGCGAGGAGGCCGCCGCGGGACCGGCGTCGCTGATCGCGAAGTGGTGGGCCTCGCAGGGCGGGCTGCGGGTCGTGCACGCCACCCAGCACCTGCACGGCGGCATCGGCGCCGACGTCGACTACCCGATCCACCGCTACTTCCTGTGGGGGCGCCAGCTCGCGTTCTCCCTCGGCAGCGCGGCCGCCGTGGCCGCCGAGCTCGGCGGTCGGCTCGAGGACGCCCCGGCGATCGGGGCCCCGGCATGA
- a CDS encoding PaaI family thioesterase: MTTVYETTEVEQETVALVAATRELMLAVATTDLGVEELRAARAEIEQLSARLGTRTRDRVLRAPLDGPARARSAGPDQPWPIFRFSPQALPLEITFGEGTAHARTVGDALYEGPRDSVHGGYLAHLLDCMLGTMVQAQGLLAVTATLDLRYLRRTPLDVPLDLHARIIERTGRRIHAEGWVEHEGQRTVEATGLFIEIAGGTS, encoded by the coding sequence ATGACGACCGTGTACGAGACCACCGAGGTCGAGCAGGAGACCGTGGCCCTGGTCGCGGCGACCCGGGAGCTGATGCTGGCGGTCGCCACGACCGACCTCGGCGTCGAGGAGCTCCGCGCCGCCCGTGCCGAGATCGAGCAGCTCAGCGCCCGGCTGGGCACCCGCACCCGGGACCGGGTGCTCCGGGCGCCGCTGGACGGGCCGGCCCGGGCCCGCAGCGCCGGGCCCGACCAGCCGTGGCCGATCTTCCGGTTCAGCCCGCAGGCACTGCCGCTGGAGATCACCTTCGGCGAGGGCACCGCGCACGCGCGCACCGTCGGCGACGCGCTCTACGAGGGGCCGCGCGACTCGGTGCACGGCGGCTACCTCGCGCACCTGCTCGACTGCATGCTCGGCACGATGGTGCAGGCGCAGGGGCTGCTCGCGGTCACCGCCACGCTGGACCTGCGCTACCTGCGCCGTACGCCGCTCGACGTACCCCTGGACCTGCACGCGCGGATCATCGAGCGCACCGGTCGCCGGATCCACGCCGAGGGCTGGGTCGAGCACGAGGGCCAGCGGACCGTCGAGGCCACCGGCCTGTTCATCGAGATCGCGGGAGGCACGTCATGA
- a CDS encoding SDR family NAD(P)-dependent oxidoreductase codes for MSYQLSGLEGRVAVVTGAGRMRSIGRAIAVELARAGCDVVVTGTGRGLENRPADEVAADWRDIDSVAEEVRTLGRRALPVVCDVSDEASVDSLLARVVAELGRVDVVVNNAAASRGADRLPVLEVPVEAWDRVVSVNLRGTFLMTRAFGRRLVEQGEGGSIINISSIGGKLGGPGTAAYSASKAGVQSLTSSSAKELGRHRIRVNAICPGVTETGRLDDQSPEAWQAYVAANLPLGRAGTPQEVAATAVFLASDQAAWVTGQSWNVDGGQLTVR; via the coding sequence ATGAGCTATCAGCTGAGTGGGCTGGAGGGCCGGGTCGCGGTCGTCACCGGGGCCGGACGGATGCGCTCGATCGGCCGCGCGATCGCCGTCGAACTGGCGCGGGCCGGGTGCGACGTGGTCGTCACCGGCACCGGCCGGGGTCTGGAGAACCGCCCCGCCGACGAGGTGGCCGCCGACTGGCGCGACATCGACTCGGTCGCCGAGGAGGTCCGGACCCTGGGGCGGCGGGCGCTGCCGGTGGTCTGCGACGTCTCCGACGAGGCCTCGGTCGACTCGCTGCTGGCCCGGGTGGTGGCCGAGCTCGGCCGCGTCGACGTGGTCGTCAACAACGCCGCCGCGTCCCGGGGTGCGGACCGGCTGCCCGTGCTCGAGGTGCCGGTCGAGGCCTGGGACCGGGTGGTCTCGGTGAACCTGCGCGGCACCTTCCTGATGACCCGCGCCTTCGGCCGGCGTCTGGTCGAGCAGGGCGAGGGCGGCAGCATCATCAACATCTCCTCGATCGGCGGCAAGCTCGGCGGCCCGGGCACCGCGGCGTACAGCGCCTCGAAGGCGGGGGTGCAGTCGCTGACCTCCTCCTCGGCCAAGGAGCTCGGGCGCCACCGGATCCGGGTCAACGCGATCTGCCCGGGGGTCACCGAGACCGGCCGCCTCGACGACCAGAGCCCGGAGGCCTGGCAGGCCTACGTCGCGGCCAACCTGCCGCTCGGTCGCGCCGGCACCCCTCAGGAGGTCGCGGCCACGGCGGTCTTCCTCGCCAGCGACCAGGCCGCCTGGGTCACCGGCCAGTCCTGGAACGTCGACGGCGGCCAGCTCACCGTCCGCTGA
- a CDS encoding ABC transporter substrate-binding protein, with protein MARHPLTHRVGAALAVAVLAAGCAATDDEGAKPREGAALSEGMRGVSDAGDPVSGGTLTYGAYAEPASLDPAVTIAAVTTGGAEMINIYDTLVNFDADAQEFEPRLAEAIEPDKDHDTWTLTLPEGVTFSDGTALDAAAVKWSQERYASMPAPEAALWNGNVSDVVVKDERTVVYELNKPWPGFPSILSTGPGMVVAKSAAAKDGAFTPVGAGAFELERWAQGEELVLAAREDYWGGAPHLEKVRFVYLNDQRAGLESLRSDGVDAVFVRDPDIVDEVLDEEWPGYVNMVAASNTAVINASEGRPGADVRLREAMALAIDPELIAERAYGGSGLASSTLFGDYSAWHGETSGLEPDQERARELVEEVKADGWDGKIEYIDAADPASRATMQAVKASLEAVGFEVATRPMRTIAEQISTIVVERDFDVAAWGLNYREADPFSKMFATMHSDGTQVYGMYTSDEMDALLEELQAAATPEERVAAMDRIQEQVNTDVPYLNWAPFSEYTAWDEDVHGIVGAAASMVHLADAWIG; from the coding sequence GTGGCACGACACCCCCTGACCCATCGCGTCGGCGCGGCCCTGGCCGTGGCGGTGCTCGCCGCCGGCTGCGCGGCCACGGACGACGAGGGCGCGAAGCCCCGCGAGGGCGCCGCCCTCAGCGAGGGCATGCGCGGCGTATCCGACGCCGGCGATCCCGTCTCCGGCGGCACCCTGACCTACGGTGCGTACGCCGAGCCGGCCTCGCTCGACCCCGCTGTCACGATCGCGGCGGTCACGACCGGCGGCGCCGAGATGATCAACATCTACGACACCCTGGTGAACTTCGACGCCGACGCCCAGGAGTTCGAGCCGCGGCTCGCCGAGGCGATCGAGCCCGACAAGGACCACGACACCTGGACCCTGACCCTGCCCGAGGGCGTGACCTTCTCCGACGGCACCGCGCTCGACGCGGCGGCGGTCAAGTGGAGCCAGGAGCGCTACGCCTCGATGCCCGCGCCCGAGGCGGCGCTGTGGAACGGCAACGTCAGCGACGTCGTCGTCAAGGACGAGCGGACGGTCGTCTATGAGCTGAACAAGCCGTGGCCGGGCTTCCCCAGCATCCTGAGCACCGGTCCCGGCATGGTGGTCGCCAAGAGCGCCGCGGCCAAGGACGGTGCCTTCACCCCGGTCGGCGCCGGAGCCTTCGAGCTGGAGCGCTGGGCCCAGGGCGAGGAGCTGGTGCTCGCCGCCCGCGAGGACTACTGGGGCGGGGCTCCGCACCTGGAGAAGGTCCGCTTCGTCTACCTCAACGACCAGCGCGCCGGCCTGGAGTCGCTGCGCTCCGACGGCGTCGACGCGGTCTTCGTGCGCGACCCCGACATCGTCGACGAGGTGCTCGACGAGGAGTGGCCGGGCTACGTCAACATGGTCGCCGCCTCCAACACCGCGGTGATCAACGCCTCCGAGGGCCGTCCGGGCGCCGACGTCCGGCTGCGCGAGGCGATGGCGCTGGCCATCGACCCCGAGCTGATCGCGGAGCGTGCGTACGGCGGCTCCGGCCTGGCGTCCTCGACGCTCTTCGGCGACTACTCCGCCTGGCACGGCGAGACCTCCGGGCTCGAGCCCGACCAGGAGCGGGCCCGCGAGCTCGTGGAGGAGGTCAAGGCCGACGGCTGGGACGGCAAGATCGAGTACATCGACGCCGCTGACCCCGCCTCGCGCGCCACGATGCAGGCGGTCAAGGCCTCGCTCGAGGCCGTCGGGTTCGAGGTCGCGACCCGCCCGATGCGCACCATCGCCGAGCAGATCTCCACGATCGTGGTCGAGCGCGACTTCGACGTCGCGGCGTGGGGCCTGAACTACCGCGAGGCGGACCCGTTCTCGAAGATGTTCGCGACCATGCACAGCGACGGCACGCAGGTCTACGGGATGTACACCAGCGACGAGATGGACGCGCTGCTCGAGGAGCTCCAGGCGGCGGCGACGCCCGAGGAGCGGGTCGCGGCGATGGACCGCATCCAGGAGCAGGTCAACACCGACGTTCCCTACCTCAACTGGGCGCCGTTCTCGGAGTACACCGCGTGGGACGAGGACGTCCACGGGATCGTCGGTGCGGCCGCGTCGATGGTCCACCTCGCCGACGCCTGGATCGGCTGA
- a CDS encoding MFS transporter, which produces MRRAAADPATSASVRAGSTLSPRRLRWLLPGLLLVTTVTGIVGSLGSPLVPGIARSEGVSLVAAQWTLTVSLITGAVATPVIGRLGAGRRRRPVLLTCVGLAALGTVLGALPLGFAMLIVGRILTGLAFGIVPLVISVVRTELPEDRMRRSVAAVSVANVTAAGLGFPVTALVATFAGIRGAFWFAFAMCALAFVVALLVVPRSTEPVPPGVDWLGAVLLSAATATLLLGISQAAGWGYASPLTATLIGAGLLLYAVCVWWLLRVRDPLVDVRIAVRRGVSAANAAGLLAGCGMYVMLSLVMVLVQTSSEDGYGLGRSVLVAGLMLTPYAAASVIGSRLALRLGNVISADLLLPLGCLCFGLANLALAVWHQELWQVLLVLLVGGIGSGMTFNSMPWLMMRHVPAAETSSALSLNLVLRFLGMSIGSALALAILDLLAADGMQTSHAGFVAGGLCGVGLSLVAAVLSLLLGRPRRFR; this is translated from the coding sequence GTGCGGAGAGCAGCGGCCGACCCCGCCACGAGCGCGAGCGTCCGCGCGGGCAGCACCCTCAGCCCGCGCCGGCTGCGCTGGCTGCTGCCGGGCCTGCTGCTCGTCACGACCGTGACCGGCATCGTCGGCAGCCTCGGCTCGCCGCTCGTGCCGGGCATCGCCCGGTCCGAGGGCGTCTCCCTCGTCGCCGCGCAGTGGACCCTCACCGTCAGCCTGATCACCGGCGCGGTGGCGACACCCGTCATCGGCCGGCTCGGCGCCGGGCGGCGGCGCCGTCCGGTCCTGCTCACCTGCGTCGGCCTGGCCGCCCTGGGCACCGTCCTCGGCGCGCTGCCGCTGGGCTTCGCCATGCTGATCGTCGGCCGCATCCTCACCGGCCTCGCCTTCGGCATCGTGCCGCTGGTGATCTCGGTGGTCCGCACCGAGCTGCCCGAGGACCGCATGCGCCGCTCGGTGGCGGCGGTCTCGGTCGCCAACGTGACCGCCGCCGGCCTCGGCTTCCCGGTCACCGCGCTGGTGGCGACCTTCGCCGGCATCCGCGGCGCCTTCTGGTTCGCCTTCGCGATGTGTGCCCTCGCGTTCGTCGTCGCCCTGCTCGTCGTGCCGCGCAGCACCGAGCCCGTCCCACCCGGGGTCGACTGGCTCGGCGCCGTCCTGCTCAGCGCCGCCACGGCCACCCTGCTCCTCGGCATCAGCCAGGCGGCCGGCTGGGGCTACGCCTCCCCGCTCACGGCCACCCTGATCGGCGCCGGGCTGCTGCTCTACGCGGTCTGCGTGTGGTGGCTGCTGCGCGTGCGCGACCCGCTGGTCGACGTGCGCATCGCCGTACGCCGCGGGGTGTCGGCGGCCAACGCCGCCGGCCTGCTCGCCGGCTGCGGGATGTACGTGATGCTCTCGCTGGTCATGGTCCTCGTGCAGACCTCGAGCGAGGACGGCTACGGCCTGGGTCGCTCGGTCCTGGTCGCGGGCCTGATGCTGACGCCGTACGCCGCCGCGAGCGTGATCGGCTCCCGCCTCGCGCTGCGGCTGGGCAACGTGATCAGCGCCGACCTGCTGCTGCCGCTGGGCTGCCTGTGCTTCGGCCTGGCCAACCTGGCGCTGGCGGTCTGGCATCAGGAGCTGTGGCAGGTACTGCTGGTGCTGCTGGTCGGCGGGATCGGCAGCGGCATGACCTTCAACTCGATGCCCTGGCTGATGATGCGCCACGTCCCGGCTGCCGAGACCAGCAGCGCTCTCAGCCTCAACCTCGTGCTCCGGTTCCTCGGCATGTCGATCGGCAGCGCGCTCGCCCTGGCGATCCTCGACCTGCTCGCCGCGGACGGGATGCAGACCAGCCACGCCGGTTTCGTCGCCGGCGGACTGTGCGGGGTCGGGCTCTCGCTGGTGGCGGCGGTGCTGTCGCTGCTGCTGGGCCGACCACGTCGCTTCCGTTGA
- a CDS encoding AMP-binding protein encodes MQTFAEIVRSRVGDDAVGLRFEDRQWTWDEVVAESATRAAALSATVPAPEGRQVHVGVLLENVPDFVFWIGAGALAGAVVIGINASRSAPEIAQDVRHADVDLIITEPRLRHLVEDPAHGVPAERVHDIETPAYAEWLAPHRGAPLPEARPTPEDIAMLLFSSGSTGAPKAVIVGQGRLGRLVEAIVERVRMERSSVTYLCMPLFHGNAVMMNLAPAMEAGATVAMTRKFSASAFAEDIHRVGATYVNYVGRALSYVLSRPEDPRDRTSTLQLAFGTEASEADVARFSERFGCEVMEGYGLSEGVFRINRTPDTPTGSLGLPAGGLDVRILDEATGEECPRARFDETGRLVDAAAVGQIVAVGLAHTFEGYYKNPEAMADRVKGEDFWSGDLGYRDADGFFYFAGRSSDWLRVDSENFSAAPLERILARAEGVAVAPVFAVPDPRTGDRVMTAIELEPGAVFDPIAFGAYLDAQPDMGAKWWPSFVRIVDSMPLTGSGKINKAPLRQAAWQTTDPVFVRVGRTAEYVALDDVARKEIEAEFLEHGRAAHLPAPPA; translated from the coding sequence ATGCAGACATTCGCAGAGATCGTGCGCAGCCGCGTCGGCGACGACGCCGTCGGCCTGCGCTTCGAGGACCGCCAGTGGACCTGGGACGAGGTCGTCGCCGAGTCCGCGACCCGGGCCGCGGCCCTGAGCGCCACGGTGCCGGCCCCCGAGGGACGCCAGGTCCACGTCGGGGTGCTGCTGGAGAACGTCCCGGACTTCGTCTTCTGGATCGGTGCCGGCGCCCTCGCCGGGGCCGTGGTCATCGGCATCAACGCCAGCCGCAGCGCCCCGGAGATCGCCCAGGACGTGCGGCACGCGGACGTCGACCTGATCATCACCGAGCCGCGCCTGCGCCACCTCGTCGAGGACCCCGCCCACGGCGTCCCGGCCGAGCGGGTCCACGACATCGAGACCCCGGCGTACGCCGAGTGGCTGGCGCCGCACCGCGGGGCGCCACTGCCCGAGGCCCGGCCCACGCCCGAGGACATCGCGATGCTGCTGTTCAGCTCGGGCTCGACCGGGGCCCCGAAGGCGGTCATCGTCGGCCAGGGCCGGCTCGGCCGCCTGGTCGAGGCGATCGTCGAGCGGGTGCGCATGGAGCGCTCCTCGGTCACCTACCTGTGCATGCCGCTGTTCCACGGCAACGCGGTGATGATGAACCTGGCGCCCGCGATGGAGGCCGGGGCGACGGTCGCGATGACCCGCAAGTTCTCCGCCAGCGCCTTCGCCGAGGACATCCACCGGGTCGGCGCGACCTACGTCAACTACGTGGGCCGGGCGCTGTCCTACGTGCTGAGCCGCCCCGAGGACCCGCGCGACCGCACCAGCACCCTGCAGCTGGCCTTCGGCACCGAGGCCTCCGAGGCCGACGTGGCCCGCTTCTCCGAGCGCTTCGGCTGCGAGGTCATGGAGGGCTACGGGCTCAGCGAGGGCGTCTTCCGGATCAACCGGACCCCGGACACCCCGACCGGCTCGCTCGGCCTGCCAGCGGGCGGCCTGGACGTGCGGATCCTCGACGAGGCCACCGGCGAGGAGTGTCCCCGCGCCCGCTTCGACGAGACCGGGCGGCTGGTCGACGCCGCCGCCGTCGGGCAGATCGTCGCGGTCGGGCTCGCGCACACCTTCGAGGGCTACTACAAGAACCCCGAGGCGATGGCCGACCGGGTCAAGGGCGAGGACTTCTGGTCCGGTGACCTGGGCTACCGCGACGCCGACGGGTTCTTCTACTTCGCCGGCCGCTCCTCGGACTGGCTGCGGGTGGACAGCGAGAACTTCTCCGCCGCACCGCTCGAGCGCATCCTGGCCCGCGCCGAGGGCGTGGCGGTGGCGCCGGTGTTCGCCGTACCGGACCCGCGCACCGGCGACCGGGTGATGACGGCCATCGAGCTCGAGCCCGGGGCGGTCTTCGACCCGATCGCGTTCGGCGCCTACCTCGACGCCCAGCCCGACATGGGCGCCAAGTGGTGGCCCTCGTTCGTGCGGATCGTCGACTCGATGCCGCTGACCGGCAGCGGGAAGATCAACAAGGCGCCGCTGCGCCAGGCGGCGTGGCAGACCACCGACCCGGTGTTCGTGCGCGTCGGGCGGACCGCAGAGTACGTCGCGCTCGACGACGTCGCCCGCAAGGAGATCGAGGCGGAGTTCCTCGAGCACGGCCGCGCCGCGCACCTCCCCGCGCCGCCGGCCTGA
- a CDS encoding SDR family NAD(P)-dependent oxidoreductase, with amino-acid sequence MSGRLEGRVAVVTGGGDGIGAGVARLFAAEGARVLVAEIDEAKGRAVAEEIGGLFVHVDVTDRDQVEGMIATAVDTWGSVDILVNNAWGGASLGRVEHKTDEMLHRGFAMGYYGPFWAMRAAFPHMSRAGWGRVINMVSLNGVNAHIGSLEYNSAKEALRTLTRTAAREWAPTGVVVNAIAPGAKTAALQRRIAQNPDIAAAVDAANPMGRLGDPLTDIAPVALFLASEDCRYVTGNTIFADGGGHINGVAWAPELPDAPAG; translated from the coding sequence GTGAGCGGCCGCCTCGAGGGCCGCGTCGCGGTCGTCACCGGTGGCGGGGACGGGATCGGCGCGGGCGTCGCGCGGCTGTTCGCGGCCGAGGGCGCGCGCGTGCTCGTCGCGGAGATCGACGAGGCCAAGGGCCGGGCGGTCGCCGAGGAGATCGGCGGGCTGTTCGTGCACGTCGACGTCACCGACCGCGACCAGGTCGAGGGCATGATCGCGACCGCGGTCGACACCTGGGGCAGCGTCGACATCCTGGTCAACAACGCCTGGGGCGGCGCCAGCCTCGGTCGCGTCGAGCACAAGACCGACGAGATGCTGCACCGCGGGTTCGCGATGGGCTACTACGGGCCCTTCTGGGCGATGCGCGCGGCGTTCCCGCACATGTCGCGCGCCGGCTGGGGCCGGGTGATCAACATGGTCAGCCTCAACGGTGTGAACGCCCACATCGGGTCGCTGGAGTACAACAGCGCCAAGGAGGCGCTGCGCACCCTCACCCGCACCGCCGCACGGGAGTGGGCGCCCACGGGCGTGGTCGTCAACGCGATCGCACCGGGCGCGAAGACCGCGGCGCTGCAGCGCCGGATCGCCCAGAACCCCGACATCGCGGCCGCCGTCGACGCCGCCAACCCGATGGGCCGTCTCGGCGACCCGCTGACCGACATCGCCCCGGTGGCGCTCTTCCTCGCCAGCGAGGACTGCCGCTACGTCACCGGCAACACGATCTTCGCCGACGGCGGGGGTCACATCAACGGCGTCGCCTGGGCCCCCGAGCTCCCCGACGCACCCGCGGGCTGA
- a CDS encoding nuclear transport factor 2 family protein has protein sequence MTDDRIAALEQRLQTLEDEREIIQLLAGYGALADSGSAEELAAIWEPDGVYDNDEISMVGNAQLVAMVNSTNHQGWIGNGAAHFNGPVKVTLDGDTAVAVNHSLMVIHTDEGFVVRRATANHWELRRGEQGWRVVVRTGRLLDGRPEARALLAAGARGQHLERA, from the coding sequence ATGACCGACGACCGGATCGCCGCACTCGAGCAGCGCCTCCAGACCCTCGAGGACGAGCGGGAGATCATCCAGCTCCTCGCCGGCTACGGAGCCCTCGCCGACTCCGGCAGCGCCGAGGAGCTCGCCGCCATCTGGGAGCCCGACGGTGTCTACGACAACGACGAGATCTCGATGGTCGGCAACGCCCAGCTCGTCGCGATGGTGAACTCCACCAACCACCAGGGCTGGATCGGCAATGGCGCCGCGCACTTCAACGGGCCCGTCAAGGTCACCCTCGACGGCGACACCGCCGTCGCGGTCAACCACTCGCTGATGGTCATCCACACCGACGAGGGCTTCGTCGTACGCCGCGCCACCGCCAACCACTGGGAGCTGCGTCGCGGCGAGCAGGGCTGGCGGGTCGTGGTGCGGACCGGGCGCCTGCTCGACGGTCGCCCCGAGGCGCGCGCACTGCTCGCGGCCGGGGCCCGCGGCCAGCACCTCGAGCGCGCGTGA
- a CDS encoding TIGR03619 family F420-dependent LLM class oxidoreductase: protein MQIGITSPVLTANPGAHAAWEADAGIEELARIARTADALGLHHLTCSEHVAVPVEIAEQRGATYWDPLATFGYLAAQTTQLRLMTQVVVIGYHHPLEIAKRYGTLDRISNGRLVLGIGVGSLQEEFELIGATFEGRGAIADDALAALRASLGRSQPEYHGTHFDFSGFVVEPHAVQERVPLIIGGRTARSLRRAIELGDGWVPFGLPLEALSAMLASRELPEGFEVYFSPGRMLDPLGDAEDTARRLRQVREAGATVVSTTVDATSAEHYCEQLEALAAIAAQID, encoded by the coding sequence ATGCAGATCGGCATCACCAGTCCCGTGCTCACCGCCAACCCGGGGGCCCACGCCGCCTGGGAGGCAGACGCCGGCATCGAGGAGCTCGCCCGGATCGCCCGGACCGCCGACGCCCTCGGGCTGCACCACCTCACCTGCAGCGAGCACGTCGCGGTCCCCGTGGAGATCGCCGAGCAGCGCGGCGCGACGTACTGGGACCCGCTGGCGACCTTCGGCTACCTCGCCGCCCAGACCACCCAGCTGCGCCTGATGACCCAGGTCGTGGTGATCGGCTACCACCACCCGCTCGAGATCGCGAAGCGCTACGGCACGCTCGACCGGATCAGCAACGGCCGCCTGGTCCTCGGCATCGGCGTCGGCTCGCTCCAGGAGGAGTTCGAGCTCATCGGCGCGACCTTCGAGGGCCGCGGCGCGATCGCCGACGACGCGCTCGCCGCCCTGCGCGCCAGCCTGGGCCGCTCCCAGCCGGAGTACCACGGCACGCACTTCGACTTCTCCGGCTTCGTCGTGGAGCCGCACGCCGTGCAGGAGCGGGTGCCGCTCATCATCGGCGGCCGCACCGCGCGCTCGCTGCGCCGCGCGATCGAGCTCGGCGACGGCTGGGTGCCGTTCGGCCTGCCGCTGGAGGCGCTCTCCGCCATGCTCGCTTCCCGCGAGCTCCCGGAGGGCTTCGAGGTCTACTTCTCCCCCGGCCGCATGCTCGACCCGCTCGGCGACGCCGAGGACACCGCCCGCCGGCTGCGCCAGGTCCGGGAGGCCGGCGCGACGGTGGTCAGCACCACCGTCGACGCGACGTCCGCCGAGCACTACTGCGAGCAGCTCGAGGCGCTCGCGGCCATCGCCGCGCAGATCGACTGA
- a CDS encoding IclR family transcriptional regulator has protein sequence MSAQGVEPVVEPRQLPPSMVERMSLILETFTSPSVRLTLEEVARATHLPRSTTHRILDQLVRLHWLTHTSFGYALGQRALELGGGDKAYGDLRAEAAPVLHELQVRTGMVAHLAVLEDAEIYYLDKMGGRFAASVPSRVGGRAPAHSTALGKAMLAWLTPEEVDLRLEAGLNRFTGRTIGDLPTLHHELHRIRGRNGLAFERGESFPDISCVAVAVRGPEGPLGAISLVGDKDAPVERLAPLLLKAGRAVSVALFPGLETQRPRVARRTIARPAEGAWSTETMSRLVASSDGGDWI, from the coding sequence ATGAGCGCTCAAGGTGTCGAGCCGGTCGTCGAGCCGCGGCAGCTGCCGCCGTCGATGGTGGAGCGGATGTCCCTGATCCTGGAGACCTTCACGAGCCCGTCGGTGCGACTGACCCTGGAGGAGGTCGCCCGGGCGACCCACCTGCCGCGGTCGACGACCCACCGGATCCTCGACCAGCTGGTGCGCCTGCACTGGCTGACCCACACCAGCTTCGGCTACGCGCTGGGCCAGCGGGCGCTCGAGCTCGGCGGCGGGGACAAGGCCTACGGCGACCTGCGCGCCGAGGCAGCCCCGGTGCTGCACGAGCTGCAGGTGCGCACCGGCATGGTGGCGCACCTCGCGGTGCTCGAGGACGCCGAGATCTACTACCTCGACAAGATGGGCGGCCGCTTCGCCGCCTCCGTGCCCTCGCGGGTCGGAGGCCGGGCGCCCGCGCACTCCACCGCGCTCGGCAAGGCGATGCTCGCCTGGCTGACCCCCGAGGAGGTCGACCTGCGCCTCGAGGCCGGCCTGAACCGGTTCACCGGCCGCACCATCGGCGACCTGCCGACGCTGCACCACGAGCTGCACCGCATCCGCGGGCGCAACGGGCTGGCCTTCGAGCGCGGGGAGAGCTTCCCCGACATCTCGTGCGTCGCCGTGGCGGTGCGTGGCCCCGAGGGTCCGCTGGGCGCGATCTCGCTGGTCGGCGACAAGGACGCCCCGGTCGAGCGCCTCGCCCCGCTGCTCCTCAAGGCCGGCCGCGCCGTGTCGGTGGCGCTGTTCCCCGGCCTGGAGACCCAGCGCCCGCGCGTCGCGCGTCGTACGATCGCGCGCCCCGCGGAGGGCGCCTGGTCCACCGAGACCATGAGCCGCCTGGTCGCCTCGAGCGACGGTGGCGACTGGATCTGA